One region of Miscanthus floridulus cultivar M001 chromosome 19, ASM1932011v1, whole genome shotgun sequence genomic DNA includes:
- the LOC136526357 gene encoding uncharacterized protein gives MADMMADFHDAQFVEGLEEEDPEETAKAFLAMLDSAQKPLHKKTMVLQLDAISRLIALKSQLSLGRDGFDAMLIVLGKLLPGGHILPKNTYESQRLLRALKMPYEPIHACPNGCVLFRGDHKKATHCPKCKASRFVEVDGSDGKKKQSKIPEKVLRYLPFLPRIQRLYMIEESAKQMTWHKNGKRYSPDKMIHPSDGDAWKHFDDMHPGKAMEARNVRVALATDGFNPFGMMAAPYTCWPIFVIPLNLPPGVIFEPRNVFLSLIIPGHPGNNMGVFMQPVWDELQDAWEKGVLTYDRATKKNFTMHVWYQYSMHDFLAYGIFSAWCVHGKFPCPTCKAAVMFTWLNKGSKYSSFDRHRQFLPNNHEFKRDIKHFTKGVEVTDPIPQIMGGAEVLAEIEALQIDEV, from the coding sequence ATGGCAGACATGATGGCAGACTTTCACGATGCACAGTTCGTTGAAGGATTGGAGGAGGAGGATCCAGAggaaaccgcaaaggcgttcttaGCCATGCTGGAttcggcacagaagccccttcacaaGAAGACAATGGTTTTGCAACTGGATGCCATTTCACGCCTAATAGCGTTGAAGTCGCAATTGAGCCTGGGTCGAGACGGCTTTGATGCCATGTTGATAGTTTTGGGCAAACTGCTTCCGGGGGGTCACATCCTACCGAAGAACACGTACGAGTCACagagactccttcgtgcacttaagatgccatatgagccaatccatgcttgtccgaacgggtgcgtcctatttaggggaGACCACAagaaagcaacgcactgtccaaagtgcaaagcctctaggtttgtggaggtagacggtagtgatggcaagaagaaacagTCTAAGATCCCCgagaaggtcctacggtaccttcctttcctaccgaggatccaacgactgtacatgatagaggagtccgcgaaacaaatgacatggcacaagaatggcaaaagaTATAGTCCTGataagatgatacacccatcggATGGTGACGCATGGAAGCACTTCGATGACATGCATCCTGGCAAAGCTatggaggctcggaatgtacgtgtagcactggcaacagatgggttcaacccatttggaatgatggcggccccgtacacttgttggcccattttcgtgatccccctcaatcttcccCCCGGCGTCATTTTTGAACCCAGGAACGTGTTCTTGTCGCTGATAATACCTGGACACCCGGgcaacaatatgggtgtgttcatgcagcCAGTGTGGGATGAATTGCAagatgcttgggaaaagggggtactgacgtacgatcgagctacaaagaagaacttcacaatgcatgtgtggtaccagtattcaatgcatgacttcctggcgtatggcatattcagcgcgtggtgtgttcatgggaagttcccttGCCCAACATGCAAGGCAGCTGTGATGTTCACCTGGCTGAACAAGGGTAGCAAGTATTCTTcattcgacagacatcgtcaattcctgccTAACAACCATGAATTCAAAAGAGACATCAagcacttcacgaaaggtgttgaAGTCACCGACCCCATTCCTCAGATTATGGGCGGTGCTGAGGTCCTTGCCGAGATAGAGGCTCTCCAAATTGATGAAGTCTAg
- the LOC136529880 gene encoding acetyl transferase GW6a-like: protein MDGEKKVSFRVREFDMERDLAAVDELERRCQVGLCCDDTTPDDDDDSGGGSKLRKTTTTTKKKKKKGMSLSVEQVGDPLARVRHAPEHVMLVSEYGEEAEMVGFIKACVRVVSRGGGKKQKPSSSPNPKQQQQQPSPAAYVKVACLLGLRVSPSHRRLGIATALVERAEEWCRERGAAHATMATTTSNAASLALFTGRFGYAPFRRPEFLGRPVHAHRLPIPSAHRVFPLPPPLAAAAYARLCPPHATEFLPADMPALLAHKLTLGTFVAIESGPERDPSAPPSFAVLSVWDSTRSMRLRVRGAPALLRASLAALRALDRGAPWMRVPSIPDIFRPFGAYLLYGLRMSGPAGPNLLRSLCHHAHNVARKNPACAVVAADVAPDDPAAAAVPRWRRFSCDEDVWCIKNLTKNADDDDDGWAAPVPSGTVLFVDPREF from the exons ATGGATGGAGAGAAGAAGGTGTCGTTTAGGGTTAGGGAGTTCGACATGGAGAGGGACCTGGCGGCGGTCGATGAGCTCGAGCGCCGGTGCCAGGTCGGCCTGTGCTGCGACGACACCAcacccgacgacgacgacgacagtggtggcggcagcaagctgaggaagacgacgacgacgacgaagaagaagaagaagaagggcatgtcGCTCTCCGTCGAGCAGGTCGGCGACCCGCTGGCGAGGGTCCGCCACGCGCCGGAGCACGTCATGCTG GTTTCCGAGTATGGCGAGGAGGCGGAGATGGTCGGGTTCATCAAGGCCTGCGTTAGGGTGGTGAGCAGAGGCGGCGGCAAGAAACAGAAACCATCTTCCTCCCCGAAcccgaagcagcagcagcagcagccgtcccCGGCGGCGTACGTGAAGGTGGCCTGCCTCCTCGGCCTCAGGGTCTCTCCGTCTCACAG GCGGCTGGGGATCGCGACGGCGCTGGTGGAGCGCGCGGAGGAGTGGTGCCGTGAGCGCGGCGCGGCGCACGCGACGATGGCGACGACGACGTCCAACGCGGCCTCGCTGGCGCTGTTCACGGGCCGGTTCGGGTACGCGCCGTTCCGGCGGCCGGAGTTCCTGGGCCGGCCGGTGCACGCGCACCGCCTGCCCATCCCGAGCGCGCACCGCGTGttcccgctgccgccgccgctggcggCCGCGGCCTACGCGCGCCTGTGCCCGCCGCACGCCACGGAGTTCCTCCCCGCCGACATGCCGGCGCTGCTCGCCCACAAGCTCACGCTGGGCACGTTCGTGGCCATCGAGAGCGGGCCGGAGCGGGACCCGTCAGCCCCGCCGTCCTTCGCCGTGCTCAGCGTCTGGGACTCCACCCGCTCCATGCGCCTCCGCGTGCGCGGCGCGCCCGCGCTGCTCCGCGCGTCGCTCGCCGCGCTCCGGGCGCTCGACCGCGGCGCGCCGTGGATGCGCGTCCCCTCCATCCCGGACATCTTCCGCCCCTTCGGCGCCTACCTCCTCTACGGCCTCCGCATGTCCGGTCCCGCGGGCCCGAACCTGCTCCGCTCCCTCTGCCACCACGCCCACAACGTGGCCCGCAAGAACCCGGCCtgcgccgtcgtcgccgccgaCGTCGCGCCCGACgacccggccgccgccgccgtcccgaGGTGGCGCCGCTTCTCCTGCGACGAGGACGTCTGGTGCATCAAGAACCTCACCAAAAatgccgacgacgacgacgacggctggGCGGCGCCGGTACCGTCCGGGACGGTCCTGTTCGTCGATCCCCGCGAGTTTTGA